A DNA window from Desulfobacterales bacterium contains the following coding sequences:
- a CDS encoding RlmE family RNA methyltransferase — MKNRSATSQTWQDHYTRQAQKEHYPARSVYKLQEIQKKFNLMHKGQKVLDLGCAPGAWLLYAGEVTGPGGTVMGIDLKPVTVKLPRHVRAVVGNILDRAPPVLREMEGGFHVVLSDMAPATTGAKDVDAARSYELCLAALDIARQHLTPGGAFVCKIFQGEDFKIFTDAVRAEFRHQKIFKPQSSRKASKEIYIIGIGKK, encoded by the coding sequence ATGAAAAATAGATCCGCAACATCTCAGACATGGCAGGATCATTATACGCGGCAGGCACAAAAAGAGCATTATCCCGCCCGGTCCGTGTACAAGCTTCAGGAGATACAGAAAAAATTCAACCTGATGCATAAAGGGCAAAAGGTGCTCGACCTCGGATGCGCGCCCGGCGCCTGGTTACTCTATGCAGGCGAGGTGACCGGGCCGGGAGGCACGGTGATGGGAATAGACCTCAAGCCGGTGACCGTGAAATTACCAAGGCATGTGCGGGCGGTTGTGGGGAATATACTGGACCGTGCCCCCCCTGTTCTCCGCGAAATGGAAGGTGGATTTCATGTGGTGTTAAGCGACATGGCACCGGCAACCACCGGCGCAAAGGATGTGGATGCGGCCCGATCCTATGAATTGTGCTTAGCCGCCCTTGACATCGCCCGTCAACACCTGACGCCGGGCGGTGCGTTCGTGTGCAAAATCTTTCAGGGGGAAGACTTTAAAATCTTTACCGACGCGGTTCGGGCCGAATTTCGGCATCAGAAAATTTTTAAACCTCAGAGTAGCCGAAAGGCCAGCAAAGAAATATATATCATCGGTATTGGCAAAAAATAG
- a CDS encoding YebC/PmpR family DNA-binding transcriptional regulator, with product MSGHSKWANIKHKKGAADARRGRIFTRLIKEITMAARMGGGDINANPRLRTAILAAKAENMPKDNWDRAIKKGTGELEGVNYEEMIYEGYGPGGAAVMVESLTDNKNRTVADIRHIFAKCGGNLGESGCVSYMFDKKGIIEVPRKGIDETVLMETALEAGAEDIREEEDTFEVITEPQAFEMVKEALDSAAITYKLAEVTMIPKTYSNLSGKEAEQMLRLMEMLEDCEDVQKMYTNADIPEELMG from the coding sequence ATGAGTGGGCACAGTAAGTGGGCAAATATCAAACACAAAAAAGGGGCCGCGGACGCCAGGCGAGGCCGGATTTTTACCCGGTTGATCAAGGAAATCACCATGGCGGCGAGAATGGGAGGCGGAGACATCAATGCCAATCCCAGGCTCAGAACCGCTATTTTGGCGGCAAAAGCCGAGAACATGCCTAAGGACAATTGGGACCGGGCCATCAAAAAGGGCACCGGTGAACTCGAAGGCGTCAATTACGAAGAAATGATTTATGAGGGATATGGGCCGGGCGGCGCGGCCGTTATGGTTGAATCGCTGACCGATAACAAAAACCGAACGGTAGCCGATATTCGTCACATCTTCGCCAAATGCGGCGGGAACCTCGGAGAAAGTGGTTGTGTCTCTTACATGTTTGATAAAAAAGGCATCATCGAAGTTCCCCGAAAAGGGATAGATGAAACCGTGCTGATGGAAACCGCTCTTGAAGCCGGCGCTGAGGATATTCGCGAGGAAGAGGACACCTTTGAGGTCATCACGGAGCCCCAGGCCTTCGAGATGGTAAAAGAAGCTTTGGATTCAGCCGCCATCACCTACAAGCTGGCCGAAGTCACCATGATCCCCAAAACCTACTCAAACCTTTCGGGAAAAGAGGCGGAGCAGATGCTGCGGCTCATGGAAATGCTCGAAGACTGTGAAGATGTTCAAAAAATGTATACCAATGCCGATATTCCGGAAGAATTGATGGGCTAA
- the nadA gene encoding quinolinate synthase NadA, with protein MEAIKRLKREKNAIILAHNYQPPDIQDLADLCGDSLELSIRASRTDAEVIVFCGVHFMAETASILSPGKTVLLPNLTAGCPMADMVTPEALKKKLKELPGVPVVTYVNSSAAVKALSTVCCTSANVVAVVESIDADEVLMVPDRNLARYAAARTRKKVHFWDGYCPIHDRLTPEQVAVARKAHPNAVFMAHPECRPEVLALADEILSTSGMIQFSVQSKAAQFIVGTEAGLLYPLQKACPKKAFFHVDSQMVCADMKKITPEDVIRSLTDFSGKVRVPEEIRVPALTAVTRMIAQPGAAFACE; from the coding sequence ATGGAAGCGATAAAACGACTAAAGCGGGAAAAAAACGCCATTATTCTGGCGCATAATTATCAACCCCCTGACATTCAGGACCTGGCGGATCTATGCGGCGATTCCCTGGAATTGAGTATTCGGGCATCCCGGACCGACGCCGAGGTGATCGTATTTTGCGGTGTCCACTTCATGGCGGAAACCGCATCCATCCTCTCGCCGGGGAAAACGGTGCTTCTGCCGAATTTGACCGCGGGATGCCCTATGGCGGATATGGTGACGCCCGAAGCGCTGAAAAAGAAACTGAAAGAATTGCCCGGCGTGCCGGTGGTCACCTATGTGAATTCGTCCGCCGCGGTCAAAGCCCTCAGCACGGTTTGCTGCACCTCCGCCAATGTGGTTGCGGTGGTCGAGAGTATCGATGCCGACGAGGTGCTCATGGTTCCGGATCGAAATCTGGCCCGATATGCCGCCGCCCGAACCAGAAAAAAGGTTCATTTCTGGGACGGATATTGCCCCATTCACGATCGGCTGACCCCGGAACAGGTGGCGGTGGCCAGAAAAGCGCATCCGAACGCCGTTTTTATGGCCCATCCCGAATGCCGCCCCGAAGTGCTGGCCTTGGCCGACGAAATCCTCAGCACCTCGGGAATGATTCAATTTTCCGTTCAATCAAAGGCCGCGCAGTTTATTGTCGGCACCGAGGCGGGGTTGTTATATCCGCTTCAAAAGGCCTGCCCGAAGAAAGCCTTTTTTCATGTCGATTCACAAATGGTGTGCGCCGATATGAAAAAAATAACGCCCGAGGATGTGATACGAAGCCTTACTGATTTTTCCGGAAAAGTACGTGTGCCCGAGGAAATTCGGGTGCCAGCCTTAACGGCTGTGACGCGAATGATTGCGCAACCGGGTGCGGCCTTCGCTTGCGAATAA
- a CDS encoding outer membrane lipoprotein carrier protein LolA gives MKQIIHLLLIGLALLLCVTANGLAQTAPAPLDPGTAPSLDDIMDRVENRYSGPGFSVHFFQISTLKAMNVSDYAGGKMLVKRPGKMRWDYETPTPQLIIADNKDLWIYRPEDNQVSHGAAPQFFSGGNGAGFLADMASIRKDFNVSLESSDQSDSFRIKLIPKTSSYEVTAIYLTVSAVTFEINVLSTLNAYGDETRFELSGYRFDPVLDSELFQFKIPEGAEVLTLDNN, from the coding sequence ATGAAGCAGATAATTCACCTATTGCTGATCGGACTGGCGCTCCTTTTGTGCGTAACGGCGAATGGGCTCGCCCAAACCGCGCCGGCGCCGTTAGACCCGGGTACCGCCCCGAGCTTGGATGACATCATGGATCGGGTGGAAAACCGGTATTCGGGCCCGGGGTTTTCGGTTCATTTTTTTCAAATATCCACATTGAAAGCGATGAATGTATCCGATTATGCCGGCGGCAAAATGCTTGTCAAGCGTCCCGGCAAAATGCGCTGGGACTACGAAACCCCGACGCCTCAGCTGATCATTGCGGACAACAAAGATCTCTGGATCTACCGTCCCGAGGACAATCAAGTGTCGCACGGGGCAGCGCCGCAGTTTTTTAGCGGCGGCAACGGTGCCGGGTTTCTTGCCGACATGGCAAGCATACGCAAAGATTTTAATGTGTCACTGGAAAGTTCGGATCAAAGCGATAGCTTTCGAATCAAACTGATTCCCAAAACCAGCTCTTATGAAGTGACGGCAATTTATTTAACGGTGTCGGCGGTGACCTTCGAAATTAATGTTTTGAGCACGCTGAATGCCTACGGCGATGAAACGCGGTTTGAACTGAGCGGCTACCGGTTTGACCCGGTTTTGGATTCAGAATTATTTCAGTTTAAGATTCCTGAAGGGGCCGAGGTGTTAACCCTGGACAATAATTAA
- the glnA gene encoding type I glutamate--ammonia ligase: MTPKEVLAFAKEKEVRVVDIRFMDFPGIWQHFTVPIGELDESSFDDGFGFDGSSIRGWQPINASDMLVIPDPTTAKIDPFFDVPTLVLIGNIFDPMTREPYSRDPRYIAKKAEAYLKSTGLGDTAFIGPEAEFFIFDEVRFDSTTNSAFYELDSVEGIWNSGKDECPNLGYKPRHKEAYFPVPPMDKFQDLRTEMLLTLEDLGIDVECQHHEVATGGQAEIDMRFKPLLQMGDQMVWFKYVLKNVATRDNRTVTFMPKPLFGDNGSGMHTHISIWKDGKPTFAGDKYAGVSQEALWAIGGILKHCKALCAITNPTTNSYKRLVPGFEAPVNLAYSSRNRSAAIRIPMYSASPKAKRIEFRTPDPSCNGYLAFSAILMAVIDGIQNKIDPGDPLDKNIYDLPPEELAEIPSAPGALDEALQALKEDHAFLLKGDVFTPDVIERWIEYKIENEVNPVRLRPHPHEFFLYYDI; encoded by the coding sequence ATGACACCAAAAGAAGTACTTGCGTTTGCAAAGGAAAAGGAAGTTCGCGTCGTTGATATTCGGTTCATGGACTTTCCCGGCATCTGGCAGCATTTCACGGTCCCCATCGGCGAGCTGGATGAATCGAGTTTTGATGACGGATTCGGCTTTGACGGTTCGAGTATTCGAGGGTGGCAGCCGATCAATGCCAGCGACATGCTGGTGATCCCCGATCCGACTACCGCCAAGATCGACCCCTTTTTTGACGTCCCCACCCTGGTTCTGATTGGGAACATTTTCGATCCCATGACGCGGGAACCCTACTCCCGGGATCCGCGCTATATCGCAAAGAAAGCCGAAGCCTATCTGAAAAGCACCGGTCTTGGCGATACGGCCTTTATCGGCCCGGAAGCGGAATTTTTCATCTTTGATGAGGTCCGGTTTGATTCTACAACCAACTCCGCATTTTATGAACTTGATTCCGTTGAAGGCATCTGGAACTCCGGCAAGGATGAATGCCCCAACCTGGGCTACAAACCGCGCCACAAGGAAGCGTATTTTCCGGTACCGCCCATGGATAAATTTCAGGATCTTCGCACGGAAATGCTCCTGACCCTGGAAGACCTCGGAATTGATGTGGAGTGCCAGCACCATGAAGTGGCCACCGGCGGGCAGGCGGAAATCGATATGCGCTTCAAGCCGCTGCTTCAGATGGGCGATCAGATGGTCTGGTTTAAATATGTGTTAAAAAATGTGGCCACCCGGGACAACCGGACCGTGACCTTTATGCCCAAACCGCTGTTCGGAGACAACGGCAGCGGCATGCACACGCACATCAGCATCTGGAAAGACGGCAAGCCGACCTTTGCCGGTGATAAATACGCGGGCGTCTCCCAGGAAGCGCTCTGGGCTATCGGCGGTATTTTAAAGCATTGCAAAGCGTTGTGCGCTATTACCAACCCGACCACCAATTCTTATAAACGCCTGGTTCCCGGATTTGAAGCACCGGTCAATCTGGCCTATTCAAGCCGAAACCGGAGTGCCGCCATTCGTATTCCCATGTATTCCGCGTCCCCCAAGGCAAAACGGATCGAGTTCCGGACCCCGGACCCCTCCTGCAACGGATACCTTGCTTTTTCCGCTATATTGATGGCGGTTATCGACGGCATTCAGAACAAAATCGATCCGGGTGATCCGCTGGATAAAAATATTTACGATCTGCCGCCGGAGGAGTTGGCCGAAATTCCTTCCGCGCCGGGTGCTCTGGACGAAGCCTTGCAGGCGCTCAAGGAGGATCATGCCTTCCTGTTAAAAGGGGATGTATTTACCCCGGATGTCATCGAACGGTGGATTGAATATAAAATAGAAAACGAAGTTAATCCCGTTCGGTTGCGGCCGCATCCGCATGAGTTTTTCCTCTATTATGATATTTAA
- a CDS encoding P-II family nitrogen regulator — protein MKKIEAIIKPFKLDDVKEALNEIGIQGMTITEVKGYGRQKGHKEIYRGAEYVVDFIPKLKIELVVNVKQVDQVTETIRQAANTGKIGDGKIFVLPVEAAIRVRTGEKGPDAI, from the coding sequence ATGAAAAAAATAGAGGCCATCATTAAACCGTTCAAACTGGACGATGTGAAGGAGGCGTTAAACGAAATCGGCATTCAGGGCATGACCATTACCGAAGTAAAAGGGTATGGCCGCCAAAAGGGACACAAGGAAATTTACCGGGGTGCGGAATATGTGGTCGATTTTATACCGAAATTAAAAATTGAGCTCGTGGTGAATGTCAAACAAGTGGATCAAGTGACCGAAACCATCCGGCAGGCGGCCAATACCGGCAAGATCGGAGATGGGAAAATATTTGTATTGCCGGTTGAAGCGGCCATTCGGGTACGCACCGGAGAAAAAGGGCCGGATGCCATATAA
- the glnD gene encoding [protein-PII] uridylyltransferase, which yields MDPLYQDKLDRLVQEKAVLVDRFLSGKAMNFLAAHARLLDDYFQEAFLSSRVGPQLLKEKHPYAIMALGGYGRREQCIHSDVDLLVLFDKKVPPRAEELVREIVYPLWDIGMDVGHATRSIHECVQLAGEDFEILTPLLDARFICGMSPLHSRLMERLGQKLIAKHSNKIVTWLVKRNELRHDRFGDSTYLLEPNLKEGQGGLRDYHTMSWIARIKYNLKQTRDLEYLGLLSHGEFQRLTQALSFIWLVRNRLHHLTSRKSDQLRFEYQIEMANAMAMSEKKGLAPVERFLGELHSQMGFIKQQYLMFLSEHGRVRKSKILSLAAKPFTVQGLGIHNDLLSFQSPEAIVESPILLIKIFEESARLKMPLSSEGRRLVREFLGLMTYDFITSPVAVKSFEKVLTLAPRSFNVLNDMLITGFLEKWIPEMRHIVNRIQYDDYHLYPVDLHSIQTVHTIKNFGSVLDETGDSLCASFYKEIKNRKLVLWAALLHDIGKGKPGEDHSHKGAEIVRRVLTKKGFPPKQIDTIAFLVREHLLLSKTAARRDLNDEETALLCARKINDPELLKMLYLLTVADSVSTGPKAWNQWTLTLIRDLTLKVLRVLETGELASRKAVQQVENKQKELLQTADTAEARALFETLLPAMSPRYLLYTDVSEIATHIELYRQLKGAPFVWRVTAAASKEVRTVTVCAKDRPGLFSNMAGVFTLCGFDILNARVYTWRNKIALDIFEVRAPNDTEFEPERWERAATRLQAALNGELNLGVALQERMQTYQTATRQSLKRPHKVKIDNHSSSFFTIIEVFTYDFPGLLYLITHTLFQCRLDVWVAKIATKVDQVVDVFYVRDFNGQKVHLPDQVALIEQTILSVLQHAVESENQWPSEMAACGDNVTYETGGNQ from the coding sequence ATGGACCCTCTTTACCAGGACAAATTAGACCGACTGGTTCAGGAAAAAGCCGTTCTGGTGGACCGCTTTTTAAGCGGAAAAGCCATGAATTTTCTGGCTGCGCATGCGCGCCTTTTGGATGATTATTTTCAGGAGGCCTTTTTGTCCAGCCGTGTGGGGCCGCAATTGCTTAAAGAGAAACATCCCTATGCCATCATGGCGTTAGGCGGTTATGGCCGCAGGGAGCAGTGCATTCACTCGGATGTAGATCTGTTGGTTCTGTTCGACAAAAAAGTGCCGCCCCGGGCCGAGGAATTGGTGCGGGAAATCGTTTATCCCTTATGGGATATCGGGATGGATGTGGGGCATGCCACGCGCTCCATCCATGAATGCGTGCAGTTGGCCGGCGAGGATTTTGAGATTTTAACCCCCCTGCTGGATGCACGGTTTATTTGCGGCATGTCGCCGTTGCACAGTCGGCTAATGGAGCGGCTCGGGCAAAAGCTGATCGCCAAACACAGCAACAAAATTGTAACATGGCTGGTCAAACGAAACGAGCTGCGCCATGACCGGTTCGGCGATTCGACTTATCTTCTGGAGCCGAACCTAAAGGAAGGCCAGGGCGGGCTTCGGGATTATCATACCATGAGCTGGATTGCCCGAATCAAATACAACCTTAAACAGACAAGGGACTTGGAATACTTGGGGCTGCTCTCTCACGGGGAATTTCAACGACTGACCCAGGCGCTGTCATTTATCTGGCTGGTGCGCAATCGGCTTCATCACCTGACATCCCGAAAATCCGACCAGCTGCGATTCGAGTATCAGATTGAGATGGCCAACGCCATGGCCATGAGTGAGAAAAAGGGCCTAGCGCCGGTGGAACGATTCTTGGGCGAGCTGCACAGCCAGATGGGGTTTATCAAGCAGCAATACCTGATGTTCCTTAGTGAGCACGGCCGCGTCAGAAAATCAAAGATACTGTCACTGGCAGCAAAGCCGTTTACCGTGCAGGGCTTGGGGATTCACAACGATCTGTTAAGCTTTCAATCCCCCGAAGCTATCGTGGAATCGCCGATTTTGCTCATCAAAATTTTCGAGGAAAGCGCCCGGCTGAAGATGCCGCTGAGCTCGGAAGGGCGGCGCTTGGTGCGGGAATTCCTGGGGCTTATGACCTATGATTTTATTACATCGCCGGTTGCGGTCAAATCGTTTGAAAAGGTCCTGACCTTGGCGCCGCGCTCCTTCAATGTCCTCAATGACATGCTCATCACCGGGTTTCTGGAAAAATGGATTCCCGAAATGCGCCATATCGTCAACCGGATTCAATACGATGACTACCACCTGTATCCGGTGGATCTGCATTCGATTCAAACGGTTCATACGATCAAAAACTTCGGCTCCGTGCTGGATGAGACCGGGGATTCCTTGTGTGCGAGCTTTTACAAGGAGATCAAAAACCGAAAACTGGTTTTATGGGCGGCGTTGCTGCACGATATTGGCAAGGGGAAACCCGGCGAAGATCACTCGCACAAAGGGGCGGAGATCGTGCGACGGGTGCTGACCAAAAAGGGCTTTCCCCCCAAGCAGATCGATACCATCGCCTTTCTGGTACGGGAGCATTTGCTGCTGAGCAAAACCGCTGCTCGCCGGGATCTGAACGATGAAGAGACGGCGCTTCTTTGCGCACGAAAAATCAATGATCCGGAATTGCTGAAAATGCTCTATCTGCTGACCGTGGCCGATTCCGTGTCCACGGGCCCAAAGGCGTGGAATCAATGGACGCTGACCCTGATTCGGGATCTGACGCTAAAGGTATTGCGGGTTCTGGAAACCGGTGAGCTGGCAAGCCGAAAGGCTGTTCAACAGGTCGAAAATAAACAAAAAGAGCTGCTTCAAACCGCGGACACGGCGGAAGCCCGCGCACTCTTTGAAACCCTGCTGCCGGCCATGTCTCCGCGATATTTGCTCTATACGGATGTATCTGAAATCGCTACTCATATCGAATTATACCGGCAGTTAAAGGGTGCCCCCTTTGTTTGGCGTGTTACCGCGGCCGCATCCAAAGAGGTCCGTACCGTCACGGTTTGCGCCAAAGACCGGCCCGGCCTTTTTTCCAATATGGCCGGGGTGTTTACCTTGTGCGGGTTTGATATCTTGAACGCCAGAGTTTACACATGGCGAAACAAGATCGCACTGGATATTTTTGAAGTCAGGGCACCGAATGATACGGAGTTCGAGCCTGAACGATGGGAACGCGCTGCAACACGGCTGCAAGCCGCGCTTAACGGGGAACTGAATCTCGGGGTGGCACTTCAGGAACGCATGCAAACCTATCAAACGGCAACCCGGCAATCGCTCAAGCGACCCCATAAAGTTAAAATTGATAACCACAGCTCCAGTTTTTTTACGATCATTGAGGTATTCACTTACGATTTCCCGGGTCTGCTTTACCTGATCACCCATACCTTATTTCAATGCCGGCTGGATGTATGGGTGGCTAAAATTGCTACCAAAGTGGACCAGGTGGTGGATGTGTTTTATGTGCGTGATTTTAACGGGCAGAAGGTTCACCTGCCGGATCAGGTGGCGCTCATTGAACAAACGATACTCAGTGTGCTTCAACATGCTGTGGAAAGCGAAAACCAATGGCCATCCGAAATGGCAGCGTGTGGGGATAATGTCACTTACGAGACGGGAGGGAACCAATGA
- a CDS encoding CehA/McbA family metallohydrolase, with protein MPRWKKQRLGLPLYDCFIHLMKIDLHCHSRYSHDNYLEPEDLIAAAIDRGLDGVCFTEHYSVEASREVENIKVPRGFFVFRGVEIATAWGHLLAFGLRDDRWNRWGRDNYLDAREVIESVHSLGGICVPAHPFRSFASFGNRLAQLDGLDAVETHNGSNSVSENNLARDFARQRGLVSVGGSDCHRKDQVGRAFTRFDQPVTSIAEIVAQIRQGRCRGVCHEKTTKL; from the coding sequence ATGCCGCGCTGGAAAAAGCAGCGGCTTGGATTGCCACTTTATGACTGCTTTATTCATCTTATGAAAATCGATTTACACTGTCACAGCAGATACTCCCACGACAACTACCTGGAGCCGGAGGATTTAATTGCCGCGGCTATCGACAGGGGGTTGGACGGGGTTTGTTTTACCGAGCATTATTCCGTGGAAGCGTCCAGGGAAGTGGAAAACATCAAGGTTCCAAGAGGCTTTTTTGTTTTCAGAGGCGTTGAAATTGCTACCGCCTGGGGGCACCTTCTGGCTTTCGGGCTTAGGGATGACCGATGGAACCGCTGGGGCCGGGATAATTATCTGGATGCCCGCGAAGTGATCGAAAGCGTTCACTCCCTGGGTGGCATTTGTGTGCCGGCCCACCCCTTTCGTTCCTTTGCGTCCTTTGGAAACAGATTGGCGCAACTGGACGGCCTGGATGCCGTGGAAACCCATAATGGATCCAACTCAGTTTCTGAAAACAATCTTGCGCGCGATTTTGCCCGACAGCGGGGGCTGGTGTCCGTGGGCGGAAGCGATTGCCACCGGAAAGATCAGGTGGGTCGAGCCTTTACCCGGTTTGACCAACCGGTTACAAGCATAGCCGAAATCGTTGCACAAATCAGACAAGGACGCTGTCGCGGCGTTTGCCATGAAAAAACTACAAAATTGTAA
- a CDS encoding response regulator, translating into MKKILVIDDEKPTLAMFRLLLTACGYEVMMAETGAAGIELFKVEKPPIVITDIKMPGMDGLTVLKEIKAEHPATAVIMITGHGDSELAQKALDLHAIAFIHKPIHKEALDAALEKAAAWIATL; encoded by the coding sequence ATGAAAAAGATTCTGGTAATTGATGATGAAAAACCGACCCTGGCCATGTTCCGTCTGTTGCTGACGGCTTGCGGATACGAGGTGATGATGGCGGAAACCGGGGCTGCCGGCATCGAATTGTTTAAAGTCGAAAAGCCGCCCATTGTGATTACCGACATTAAAATGCCGGGAATGGACGGGTTGACGGTTCTAAAGGAAATTAAAGCCGAGCACCCGGCCACGGCAGTCATTATGATCACGGGCCACGGCGACAGCGAGTTGGCCCAAAAAGCCTTGGACCTTCACGCCATCGCCTTTATTCACAAGCCGATTCACAAGGAAGCTTTGGATGCCGCGCTGGAAAAAGCAGCGGCTTGGATTGCCACTTTATGA
- a CDS encoding ATP-binding protein, which translates to MDLFRQISLKNKIFFSTLAVILLLSIVIALLARWSLVSSLTDGLKQQGLGIAYAVAENCRRHILTENIPELTSLMFDARQGEESLLIAYVFVVDKENRVLAHSMVTALPNQLPAANPIAAESFYSIKALKIHAATVYDIAVPVKEGIYRIGTVHVGLQKSHIDALIGRLRTTFLGFIAGITILFFWISHLLAKQVTRPILQLVRVADEISRGNPDIAPDTDCPIRPRFAGDEVIQLANSFTNMTARLKHTEAEIRRSEDKYRSLFNSGPNPIFVLDKETLKILDANPNAEEFYGYSKSELRDMVFSQLGTFDHDRINQMAHGDTAGPIDCVVMEKERHINKENRWFFVKLKACPARYRDREVIIVAATDITEFIEQEAHLVQASKMTTLGEMSAGVAHELNQPLNAIRMGSDYLKMMVSENRPIPDSDLKELAEAMCAQVDRASRIINHLRNFGRKPDLAQHPVRFKEPIESVLAIIGQQLSLQNIEVQLALEDSLPPILANRNHLEQIFFNLISNARDAIIQSRATTPAARSGVIRIGSFRENDSAVLTVTDNGTGIPEDIRDRIFEPFFTTKDVGKGMGLGLSIIYGLVRDHGGRIDIESETGSHTTFKLSFPLMVRQ; encoded by the coding sequence ATGGATCTGTTCAGGCAAATAAGCCTTAAAAACAAAATCTTTTTTTCGACCCTCGCCGTTATTTTGCTGTTAAGCATCGTGATTGCTTTGCTGGCGCGCTGGTCCCTGGTGTCGAGTCTCACAGACGGGCTCAAGCAACAGGGGCTCGGCATCGCCTATGCTGTCGCTGAAAACTGCCGACGTCATATTCTCACGGAAAATATTCCGGAATTAACGAGCCTGATGTTCGATGCCCGACAGGGTGAGGAAAGTTTGCTGATCGCCTATGTGTTTGTGGTGGACAAAGAGAACCGGGTGCTGGCGCATTCCATGGTGACGGCGTTACCGAACCAATTGCCCGCCGCAAACCCGATTGCTGCGGAAAGTTTTTACAGTATCAAGGCGTTGAAGATTCATGCCGCCACCGTGTACGATATCGCCGTTCCGGTCAAGGAAGGGATCTATCGAATCGGCACCGTGCATGTCGGCCTTCAGAAAAGCCATATAGATGCCCTCATCGGCCGGTTGCGCACCACCTTTCTCGGGTTTATTGCCGGCATCACCATTCTTTTTTTCTGGATCAGTCACCTGTTAGCCAAACAGGTGACCCGTCCCATCTTGCAACTGGTTCGCGTGGCGGATGAAATCAGCCGGGGAAATCCCGATATCGCGCCGGATACAGACTGTCCGATCCGACCTCGCTTCGCCGGCGATGAAGTTATTCAACTGGCCAATTCTTTTACGAATATGACTGCGCGACTGAAACACACCGAGGCTGAAATCAGACGATCCGAGGACAAGTATCGCTCTCTTTTTAATTCCGGTCCCAATCCTATTTTCGTCCTGGACAAAGAAACCTTAAAAATTCTCGATGCCAACCCGAACGCTGAAGAATTTTACGGATATTCGAAAAGCGAATTGAGGGACATGGTTTTTTCTCAGTTGGGCACCTTTGATCACGATCGTATCAACCAAATGGCGCATGGCGATACGGCCGGGCCGATCGATTGCGTGGTCATGGAAAAAGAGCGTCATATCAATAAGGAAAACCGGTGGTTTTTTGTCAAATTAAAGGCCTGTCCGGCGCGATATCGGGACCGGGAGGTCATTATCGTGGCGGCAACGGACATCACCGAATTCATTGAACAGGAAGCCCATCTCGTGCAAGCGAGCAAGATGACCACGCTCGGGGAAATGTCGGCGGGCGTCGCGCATGAGCTGAACCAACCCTTAAACGCCATTCGCATGGGCAGTGATTATCTGAAAATGATGGTCTCGGAAAACCGCCCCATTCCGGATTCCGATCTGAAAGAGCTTGCGGAGGCGATGTGTGCGCAGGTGGACCGGGCATCCCGAATCATCAATCACTTGAGAAATTTCGGCAGAAAACCGGACCTGGCCCAACACCCGGTCCGGTTCAAGGAGCCCATCGAATCGGTTCTCGCCATCATCGGCCAGCAGCTATCCCTTCAAAATATCGAGGTTCAACTGGCCCTGGAGGACTCCCTGCCGCCGATTCTGGCCAACCGGAACCATTTGGAGCAGATTTTCTTCAACTTGATTTCCAATGCCCGGGATGCCATTATACAGTCAAGAGCCACTACACCGGCGGCGCGTTCGGGCGTTATTCGCATCGGCTCTTTTCGTGAAAACGATTCTGCCGTTCTAACCGTTACGGATAACGGCACCGGCATACCGGAAGACATCAGGGACCGGATTTTCGAACCCTTTTTTACCACCAAGGATGTGGGAAAAGGGATGGGACTGGGACTGTCGATCATCTATGGGTTGGTTCGCGATCATGGCGGCCGGATCGATATTGAAAGCGAAACCGGAAGCCACACGACCTTTAAACTCTCTTTTCCACTGATGGTGCGGCAATGA